The Plodia interpunctella isolate USDA-ARS_2022_Savannah chromosome 8, ilPloInte3.2, whole genome shotgun sequence genome window below encodes:
- the LOC128672174 gene encoding proline-rich protein 36-like: MVLAHSPPRKAANTRPPDRNLPRIPETPADIITQQSPSPQPSTSRAGRSHSLSPRASSRLASIRESSPSQDLRTPPPSPSRGRISLSPPPSSQASPRSIDHDVTVMAVPDHWESLSPPVTPTPPLLYSPPTQVPSTATPVTLVVPAPVAPVAPAAPVAPAAPAAPAAPTAPTSTPDTHLQAALSNIIEAAKEIITKITEGKSVTSANKKRIQELARGIMGSVEKAQQTELPKPVSDTILLAIRESIRDEFKAQAPDLASPPAPALRSFAAVASTPPPPKRTPPPPPPPPPKRTLPSLVIKAKENTSRESDVLDEWRKNVRFRDTTFAPTNVRPLRNNMVKVDFETVAQRDDVMAKVNKLPGVVAEESKLRKPLIILKGINTQLRKEELVEVVSGQNQVSAADIRFCFALKNRNEKLYNAVLEVAPAVRRMLVEAGRANVEHQRVHVEDFSRFVQCRKCLQFGHTGNKCSAEFYPCAHCGSSAHHISNCAHKSDASQLNCFNCKRSNDKSTGHSALDSKKCPKIIKAMTALSDSTDYGY; encoded by the coding sequence ATGGTCCTAGCCCATTCACCACCGCGTAAGGCGGCCAATACTCGCCCCCCAGACAGGAACCTCCCCCGCATCCCCGAAACTCCTGCGGACATTATCACGCAGCAAAGCCCCTCACCGCAACCCTCTACCTCCAGAGCGGGACGTTCGCATTCTCTTTCCCCGCGCGCCTCCTCTAGGCTGGCTTCAATCCGGGAATCATCCCCTAGCCAGGATCTGCGCACGCCTCCCCCATCTCCATCTAGGGGGAGAATTTCGCTTTCACCCCCTCCCAGCAGCCAAGCGTCACCCAGGTCGATTGACCATGACGTGACTGTAATGGCCGTCCCGGACCACTGGGAATCGCTTTCGCCCCCAGTCACACCTACTCCACCTTTATTGTATTCACCCCCCACCCAAGTTCCATCCACTGCGACACCCGTCACACTCGTCGTACCCGCACCCGTCGCACCCGTCGCACCCGCCGCACCCGTCGCACCCGCCGCACCCGCCGCACCCGCCGCACCCACCGCACCCACCTCAACCCCGGATACTCACCTCCAAGCTGCTCTATCCAACATCATAGAAGCGGCCAAAGAAATTATCACCAAAATAACTGAGGGCAAGAGCGTCACCAGCGCAAACAAAAAGCGCATCCAAGAGCTCGCGAGGGGCATCATGGGCTCGGTGGAGAAGGCGCAGCAGACGGAGCTCCCCAAGCCCGTCTCGGATACTATCCTTCTGGCAATCAGGGAGAGTATCCGGGACGAGTTCAAGGCCCAAGCGCCCGACCTCGCGTCACCTCCGGCTCCAGCCCTGAGGTCCTTTGCGGCTGTTGCTTCAACACCCCCGCCACCCAAACGCACCCCCCCGCCGCCACCTCCCCCACCACCTAAGCGCACCCTCCCTTCGCTGGTCATCAAGGCCAAAGAGAACACATCTCGTGAGAGTGACGTCCTTGACGAGTGGCGTAAGAATGTCAGGTTTAGGGACACCACTTTCGCCCCCACCAACGTGCGCCCTCTGCGCAATAATATGGTGAAGGTTGACTTTGAAACCGTGGCGCAGCGGGATGACGTCATGGCGAAAGTAAACAAGCTCCCCGGGGTGGTTGCCGAGGAAAGCAAACTTCGGAAACCGCTTATCATCTTGAAGGGCATTAACACCCAACTACGAAAGGAAGAGCTGGTGGAGGTGGTGAGCGGACAGAACCAAGTGAGCGCCGCAGACATTCGCTTCTGCTTCGCACTGAAGAATCGGAACGAGAAGCTCTACAATGCTGTTTTAGAAGTTGCGCCAGCTGTCCGTCGAATGCTAGTCGAGGCGGGCCGGGCCAATGTGGAGCACCAGCGCGTGCACGTCGAGGACTTCAGTCGATTCGTGCAGTGCCGCAAATGCCTCCAATTCGGCCACACCGGCAATAAGTGCTCGGCGGAATTCTATCCGTGCGCGCACTGTGGCTCCTCGGCCCACCACATCTCAAACTGCGCTCACAAATCAGATGCATCACAACTAAACTGCTTTAATTGCAAACGGTCAAACGACAAATCCACCGGTCACTCTGCCCTTGACTCCAAAAAGTGCCCTAAAATCATCAAAGCCATGACAGCCCTTAGCGACTCCACCGACTATGGTTATTAA